From a region of the Synechococcus sp. RS9916 genome:
- the pyrF gene encoding orotidine-5'-phosphate decarboxylase has protein sequence MAPSLSSGPADRIIVALDGMAPEQALVFVGQVDGLRWVKVGLELFVQAGPDVVAQLREQGLRVFLDLKFHDIPATMAGACRRAAALGAELITVHACAGSEALQAAQAAAEEGAQGAGQPAPTLLAVTVLTSWEEQRLQRELAIGQGIAERVPALAQLSATAGIGGCVCSPLEAAALRSQHPEPFALVTPGIRPKGAAVGDQARVMGPAEAIAAGASQLVIGRPITKADDPSAAFGQCCSELIAEGSA, from the coding sequence TTGGCTCCATCGCTCTCTTCAGGCCCCGCCGATCGGATTATCGTGGCCCTCGATGGCATGGCGCCCGAGCAGGCGCTGGTCTTTGTCGGTCAGGTGGATGGGCTGCGTTGGGTGAAGGTGGGCCTCGAGCTGTTCGTGCAGGCGGGCCCGGATGTGGTGGCCCAGCTGCGCGAGCAGGGATTGCGGGTGTTTCTTGATCTCAAGTTTCACGACATCCCGGCCACCATGGCCGGGGCTTGCCGGCGGGCGGCGGCGCTGGGGGCCGAACTGATCACGGTGCATGCCTGCGCCGGCAGCGAAGCACTCCAGGCGGCACAGGCCGCGGCAGAGGAGGGTGCTCAAGGTGCGGGTCAACCCGCCCCCACGCTGTTGGCGGTGACGGTGCTCACCAGCTGGGAGGAGCAGCGATTGCAACGGGAACTCGCCATTGGCCAGGGCATCGCCGAACGGGTGCCGGCGTTGGCGCAGCTGTCGGCGACTGCCGGCATCGGTGGGTGTGTGTGTTCACCCCTGGAGGCCGCGGCATTGCGGTCGCAGCACCCCGAACCGTTCGCGTTGGTCACCCCGGGCATTCGCCCCAAAGGCGCCGCTGTTGGTGATCAAGCCCGGGTGATGGGGCCGGCTGAGGCGATTGCCGCTGGTGCCAGTCAGCTGGTGATCGGCCGGCCGATCACCAAGGCTGACGATCCCAGTGCGGCATTTGGCCAATGTTGTTCTGAATTGATTGCTGAAGGCTCTGCCTAG
- a CDS encoding aminoglycoside phosphotransferase family protein gives MVSSSERRTMPALVLDPECRSDQQIASDFLTYLQSESSDRVAYELEPMRLRGGCDARLYRYKLIDEEPKVLRVLRPEREVEELMHHQLVHRTLNQQGLKTPLIHRVCGDKTVLGGVFAVMDLLPGQIVFALDPERHGKVLGESMAAMHGLDVRPIVESLRRAGVPDERFLSPVFQHKVLGFFEQTTPWSADLMAWLRDHLPLDGETLAVIHGDYHGGNVMVDNGSISGVLDWGFCIADPAVDLAHTMNVYRVLVRQVDPAMSSQVCEQIIDGVLKTYQSIRPLNHERIKACRVFHLLSLLAAGVAGVGPEFVRKPESQRDYLSFIEQTTGIRLSPSA, from the coding sequence ATGGTGAGTTCATCCGAGCGAAGAACAATGCCTGCACTAGTTCTTGACCCTGAATGCAGATCCGATCAGCAGATTGCTTCTGATTTCCTGACCTACCTGCAATCGGAATCGTCAGACCGAGTCGCTTATGAGCTTGAGCCGATGCGGCTGAGGGGAGGCTGCGATGCCCGGCTGTATCGCTACAAGCTGATCGATGAGGAGCCAAAGGTTCTGCGCGTGTTACGGCCTGAGCGGGAGGTGGAGGAGCTGATGCATCACCAGCTTGTGCATCGAACGCTCAATCAGCAGGGTCTCAAGACCCCCCTGATTCACCGTGTTTGTGGGGACAAAACGGTATTGGGAGGTGTCTTTGCCGTCATGGATCTGTTGCCCGGTCAAATCGTGTTTGCGCTGGATCCAGAGCGTCATGGCAAGGTCTTGGGCGAGTCGATGGCCGCCATGCATGGGCTGGATGTGAGGCCCATCGTGGAGTCGCTGAGGCGCGCTGGTGTCCCCGATGAGCGGTTTCTAAGCCCTGTTTTTCAGCACAAAGTCTTGGGGTTTTTTGAGCAAACGACCCCTTGGTCTGCTGATCTGATGGCTTGGCTGCGTGATCATTTGCCCCTGGATGGTGAGACTCTTGCTGTGATTCATGGCGACTATCACGGAGGCAATGTCATGGTTGACAATGGCTCCATTTCGGGCGTATTGGACTGGGGGTTTTGTATTGCTGATCCTGCTGTCGATCTGGCGCATACGATGAATGTTTATCGGGTTTTGGTGCGCCAGGTTGACCCGGCCATGTCGTCGCAGGTTTGTGAACAGATTATCGATGGGGTTCTCAAGACTTATCAATCAATCAGGCCCCTCAATCACGAGCGCATCAAAGCCTGCCGTGTGTTTCACCTCTTGAGCCTCTTAGCTGCCGGGGTGGCTGGTGTTGGCCCCGAATTCGTGCGCAAGCCTGAATCGCAGCGCGACTATCTGAGCTTCATTGAGCAAACGACAGGCATCAGATTGTCGCCCTCAGCTTGA
- a CDS encoding TA system VapC family ribonuclease toxin, giving the protein MSATADLPDLNVWLALVSPTHQHHSSAVAYWEEQASQQVLFCTVTALGLVRLVMQPKVMGDAALTAAAASALLDQFVQQPGVSYAQPSSEGWDVFHGLMRQAELSPRLCTDAHLAALAITNQWRLVSFDRDFQLFPGLDLLQLR; this is encoded by the coding sequence TTGAGCGCCACCGCTGATCTGCCGGATCTCAACGTTTGGCTGGCGTTGGTTTCGCCCACGCACCAGCACCACTCCAGTGCTGTGGCGTATTGGGAGGAGCAGGCATCCCAACAGGTGCTGTTCTGCACGGTCACGGCCCTGGGCCTGGTGCGATTGGTGATGCAGCCCAAGGTGATGGGTGATGCCGCGTTGACAGCTGCCGCCGCCTCAGCGTTGCTTGATCAGTTTGTGCAACAACCAGGGGTCAGCTATGCACAACCGTCCAGCGAGGGCTGGGATGTGTTCCATGGTTTGATGCGTCAAGCAGAGCTATCGCCACGCCTGTGCACGGATGCCCACCTGGCGGCGCTGGCGATCACCAACCAGTGGCGTTTGGTCAGTTTTGATCGAGACTTTCAATTGTTTCCAGGGCTGGATCTGCTGCAGCTGCGTTGA
- the tyrS gene encoding tyrosine--tRNA ligase: protein MSSLSHSLPSWLARGMADLFPAGDPADADQALAARLAAAEKEGRPLRIKLGIDPTGSDIHLGHSILFRKLRAFQDAGHTAVLIIGDFTARIGDPTGKSATRVQLTKEQVESNATTYLRQLGQGQPKEQALLDFETPGRLEVRRNSEWLEGLDLPQVIGLLGTATVGQMLAKDDFSKRYGSGTPIALHEFLYPLLQGYDSVAVDADVELGGTDQKFNVAMGRDLQRHFGQRTQFGMLLPILVGLDGVQKMSKSLGNVVGLEEDPLSMYSKLEKVGDGAIDDYVTLLTDLDLETLPENPREKQKAMALAVTASRHGNDAAAKAQTDAASLVGGSGDAGADVPEASLAEVNFPAKAFYLFSAVGICASSSEARRQIKGGAARLEGEKITDPNQEFASAAELEGKVLQLGKKTFRRLVA from the coding sequence ATGTCGTCTCTGTCGCACTCCCTGCCGAGCTGGCTGGCCCGCGGCATGGCCGACCTTTTCCCTGCAGGGGATCCTGCGGATGCGGATCAAGCCCTGGCCGCGCGTTTGGCGGCCGCTGAGAAGGAAGGCCGGCCACTACGCATCAAGTTGGGCATTGACCCCACCGGCAGTGATATTCACCTCGGCCACAGCATCCTGTTCCGCAAGCTGCGGGCCTTTCAGGATGCCGGCCATACGGCGGTGCTGATCATCGGCGACTTCACCGCCCGCATCGGTGACCCCACCGGCAAGAGCGCCACCCGGGTGCAGCTCACCAAAGAACAGGTGGAATCCAATGCCACCACTTATCTGCGCCAGTTGGGCCAGGGCCAACCCAAAGAGCAGGCCTTGCTGGATTTTGAAACCCCCGGCCGGCTGGAGGTGCGCCGCAACAGCGAATGGCTGGAGGGGTTGGATCTGCCCCAGGTGATCGGCTTGCTGGGCACGGCCACGGTGGGCCAGATGCTGGCGAAAGATGATTTCTCCAAGCGCTACGGCAGCGGTACGCCGATTGCGCTGCATGAATTCCTCTATCCGCTGCTGCAGGGCTACGACTCAGTGGCGGTGGACGCCGATGTGGAGCTGGGGGGCACCGATCAGAAGTTCAACGTGGCCATGGGCCGCGACCTGCAGCGGCATTTTGGCCAGCGCACCCAGTTCGGCATGTTGCTGCCGATTCTGGTGGGGCTTGATGGCGTTCAGAAGATGAGCAAGAGCCTCGGCAACGTGGTGGGCCTCGAGGAGGATCCGCTCTCGATGTACTCCAAGCTCGAGAAGGTCGGCGATGGGGCGATCGACGACTACGTGACCTTGCTGACCGATCTCGATCTGGAGACGTTGCCGGAGAATCCGCGCGAGAAGCAGAAGGCGATGGCCCTGGCGGTGACCGCCAGCCGCCATGGCAATGACGCCGCAGCCAAAGCGCAGACGGATGCCGCCAGCCTGGTGGGAGGCAGCGGTGATGCCGGAGCGGATGTGCCTGAAGCGTCGTTGGCGGAGGTGAACTTCCCGGCCAAGGCCTTTTATCTGTTCAGTGCCGTGGGGATCTGCGCCAGCAGCAGCGAGGCCCGCCGTCAGATCAAAGGTGGTGCGGCGCGCCTGGAGGGGGAGAAGATCACCGACCCCAACCAGGAGTTCGCCTCAGCGGCGGAGCTTGAGGGCAAGGTGCTGCAATTGGGCAAGAAAACCTTCCGCCGCTTGGTGGCCTGA
- a CDS encoding DUF1825 family protein has protein sequence MAFFESEIVQEEAKRLFTDYQQLMQLGSDYGKFDREGKKKFIDTMEELMGRYRVFMKRFELSEDFQAKLTVEQLRTQLGQFGITPEQMFEQMNQTLERMKSQLDQSPS, from the coding sequence ATGGCGTTCTTTGAATCCGAAATTGTTCAGGAGGAGGCCAAGCGGCTGTTCACCGACTATCAGCAGCTGATGCAGCTCGGGTCGGATTACGGCAAGTTCGATCGCGAGGGCAAGAAGAAGTTCATCGACACGATGGAAGAGCTGATGGGCCGCTACCGCGTGTTCATGAAGCGCTTTGAGCTCTCGGAAGACTTCCAGGCCAAGCTCACCGTGGAGCAGCTGCGCACCCAGCTGGGGCAGTTCGGGATTACCCCTGAGCAGATGTTTGAGCAGATGAATCAGACGCTCGAGCGCATGAAGAGCCAGCTGGATCAGTCACCCTCCTGA
- a CDS encoding response regulator transcription factor yields MDFTDKIPVLQEQRRQGHSLLRRSRTLLGSGDRVLLTALVSWMEGLTPLVGAATTEAELLGHMHNNTPELLICTDVLEQGTGVSLLNQAKRHRPDLKVLLLVQRPLVRIILQAIDAGCDGICAAELSGSGSVLAALDAMDSDGHYIDRIASGVLSHGQLLGSGGQQSPLLAPLSLREEDVLRGLCKGMTNQQIADAFTVSTETVKSHVSSVLRKLAVTDRTQAVVKAFREGLVELPTRPPTWTP; encoded by the coding sequence GTGGACTTCACCGACAAGATCCCGGTCTTGCAGGAACAGCGCCGACAAGGCCACAGCCTGCTGCGGCGCAGCCGCACCTTGCTGGGCAGCGGCGATCGGGTGCTGCTCACGGCTCTGGTGAGCTGGATGGAAGGGCTCACCCCATTGGTGGGGGCGGCCACCACCGAGGCCGAACTGCTCGGGCATATGCACAACAACACCCCTGAGCTTCTGATCTGCACCGACGTGCTCGAACAAGGCACCGGCGTCAGCCTGCTGAACCAGGCCAAGCGCCACAGGCCAGACCTCAAGGTGTTGCTGCTGGTGCAACGCCCGCTGGTGCGCATCATCCTCCAGGCGATTGATGCCGGCTGCGATGGCATCTGCGCGGCCGAGCTCAGCGGCAGCGGCTCCGTGCTAGCAGCACTCGACGCCATGGACAGCGATGGCCATTACATCGACCGCATCGCCAGCGGGGTGCTCAGCCATGGCCAGCTGCTCGGCAGCGGAGGACAGCAGAGCCCCCTCCTGGCGCCCCTCAGCCTGCGGGAAGAAGACGTGCTGCGTGGCCTCTGCAAAGGCATGACCAATCAACAGATCGCCGATGCCTTCACGGTCTCGACCGAGACGGTGAAAAGCCACGTGAGCAGCGTGCTGCGCAAATTGGCCGTGACTGATCGCACCCAGGCGGTGGTCAAGGCCTTTCGTGAAGGGTTGGTGGAGCTCCCCACGCGCCCCCCGACCTGGACACCCTGA
- a CDS encoding leucyl aminopeptidase, translated as MQFSLSSASLESWTGSVLAVGLVESDASGLVEQLESRLELAIKPWLEQRRFKGKSGEVTSLQVLKPGLSSLVFVGLGSAESVTLETLRGAAAKAAKASLGQGDSLGLLLPWGNHDSAAVVAAAEAVRLTSYKDQRFRSDAEPHNVPERIELLGPCPAGTEAALAAVAPVCAGVELARELVAAPPNSLTPAAMADTAAAIARDFGLELTVLERSDCEQRGMGAFLSVSKGSDLDPKFIHLTYRAEGPIDRRLVLVGKGLTFDSGGYNLKVGAAQIHMMKYDMGGSGAVLGAMRALAELRPAGVEVHAIVASCENMVNGSAVHPGDIVTASNGTTIEINNTDAEGRLTLADALVYASKLEPDAIVDLATLTGACVIALGEEIAGLWSPDDTLATALGNAADQAGEGLWRMPLKASYRDGLKSQLADLKNTGPRPGGSITAALFLKEFVDAGIPWAHLDIAGTVWSDKGRGMDPAGATGYGVRTLVNWVTGGATTAA; from the coding sequence ATGCAGTTCTCCCTTTCATCGGCCAGCCTCGAGAGCTGGACCGGCAGCGTGCTGGCCGTCGGCCTGGTGGAAAGCGATGCCAGCGGTCTGGTGGAGCAACTCGAGAGCCGCCTGGAGCTGGCGATCAAGCCCTGGCTGGAGCAGCGGCGCTTCAAGGGCAAGTCGGGAGAGGTGACCAGCCTGCAGGTGCTGAAGCCAGGGCTCTCCAGCCTGGTGTTCGTCGGTCTTGGCTCCGCTGAGAGCGTGACGCTGGAGACCCTGCGCGGCGCCGCGGCCAAGGCGGCCAAAGCAAGCCTGGGACAGGGGGACAGCCTGGGCCTGCTGCTGCCTTGGGGCAACCACGACAGTGCGGCCGTGGTTGCCGCCGCTGAAGCCGTGCGCCTGACCAGTTACAAGGATCAGCGCTTCCGCAGCGATGCCGAGCCCCACAACGTGCCCGAACGCATCGAGCTGCTGGGCCCCTGCCCAGCTGGCACGGAGGCCGCCTTGGCCGCTGTGGCACCGGTGTGCGCCGGTGTGGAACTGGCCCGCGAACTGGTGGCCGCCCCTCCCAACAGCCTCACCCCCGCCGCCATGGCGGACACCGCCGCTGCAATTGCGCGCGACTTCGGCCTGGAGCTCACCGTGCTGGAACGCAGTGACTGCGAACAGCGAGGCATGGGTGCCTTCCTCTCTGTGAGCAAGGGGTCTGACCTCGACCCCAAATTCATCCACCTCACCTATCGCGCCGAAGGACCGATTGATCGGCGCCTGGTGCTGGTGGGCAAAGGCCTGACCTTCGATTCCGGCGGTTACAACCTCAAGGTGGGGGCCGCTCAGATCCACATGATGAAGTACGACATGGGCGGCAGTGGCGCGGTGCTTGGCGCCATGCGGGCCTTGGCCGAACTGCGCCCTGCAGGCGTGGAGGTGCATGCGATCGTTGCCTCCTGCGAAAACATGGTGAATGGTTCTGCCGTCCACCCCGGCGACATCGTCACCGCCTCCAACGGCACCACCATCGAGATCAACAACACCGATGCGGAAGGGCGACTGACCCTCGCCGATGCCCTGGTGTACGCCAGCAAGCTGGAACCCGACGCGATTGTGGATCTGGCCACCCTCACCGGCGCCTGCGTGATTGCACTGGGTGAGGAGATCGCCGGCCTCTGGAGCCCGGACGACACCCTGGCGACAGCGCTGGGGAACGCGGCCGACCAGGCCGGAGAAGGTCTATGGCGCATGCCCCTCAAGGCCAGCTACCGCGATGGACTGAAGTCGCAGCTGGCCGATCTCAAGAACACCGGCCCCCGCCCCGGCGGTTCAATCACCGCAGCCCTGTTCCTGAAGGAATTCGTGGATGCCGGTATCCCCTGGGCCCATCTGGATATCGCCGGCACCGTCTGGAGTGACAAAGGACGCGGCATGGATCCGGCAGGGGCCACCGGCTATGGCGTGCGCACCCTGGTGAACTGGGTGACAGGCGGCGCGACCACCGCCGCCTAA
- the msrA gene encoding peptide-methionine (S)-S-oxide reductase MsrA has translation MIRFFVALLLVPLLLAGGPAAWAGATQEAVLAGGCFWCLEHDLESVPGVISAESGYSGGHVDNPTYRQVSGETTGHQESVRVRFDSGAITYATLLRHYWRNVDPLDGDGQFCDRGDSYRPVIFTDGDDQVAAAQTSAAAVARELQVPADALKVQIRPAARFWPAEDYHQNYADRNPIQYNYYRFACGRDRRLDQVWGKVARTGNSWLNQAP, from the coding sequence ATGATTCGCTTCTTTGTTGCGCTGCTGCTGGTGCCGCTGTTACTGGCAGGAGGGCCGGCCGCCTGGGCCGGTGCCACCCAGGAGGCGGTGCTGGCCGGTGGGTGTTTCTGGTGTCTTGAACATGATCTGGAGTCGGTCCCCGGTGTGATTTCCGCGGAGAGCGGCTACAGCGGTGGCCATGTCGACAACCCCACCTACCGGCAGGTGAGTGGTGAGACCACGGGCCACCAGGAGTCGGTGCGGGTGCGTTTCGACTCCGGCGCGATCACTTACGCGACCCTGCTGCGTCACTACTGGCGCAATGTGGATCCTCTCGATGGTGACGGCCAGTTCTGCGATCGCGGTGATTCCTATCGGCCTGTGATCTTCACCGATGGGGATGACCAGGTTGCAGCAGCTCAGACAAGCGCGGCGGCCGTGGCCCGGGAGTTGCAGGTGCCGGCTGACGCCCTCAAGGTGCAGATCCGTCCTGCGGCGCGCTTCTGGCCTGCTGAGGACTATCACCAGAATTACGCCGATCGCAACCCGATCCAGTACAACTACTACCGCTTCGCCTGTGGCCGCGACCGCCGCTTGGATCAGGTATGGGGCAAGGTGGCGCGCACAGGCAATTCTTGGCTGAACCAGGCCCCGTAG
- the lpxB gene encoding lipid-A-disaccharide synthase yields MVRVLISTGEVSGDLQGSLLVSALHRQAAVRGVPLEVIALGGARMQAAGAELLADTAPLGSIGLLEALPLVLPTLKLQARVNRELTARPPDAVVLIDYMGANVRLGQRLRRQLPQVPITYYIAPQEWAWRMNDGGTSSLLKFTDRILAIFPEEAAFYASHGAEVTWVGHPLLDLTADRPDRAEARRQLGLEPEGRLLLLLPASRPQELRYLMPVLAEVAARLQARDPGLAVMVPAGLSRFEQPLEEALAAAGVKGRVIPAADADALKPVLFAAADLALGKSGTVNLELALQGVPQVVGYRVSRLTAWVARYLLRFQVDHISPVNLLLKERLVPELLQDDFTVEDFLAQAIPLLDDGPSRARMHDGYRRLRETLGTPGVTDRAAAAILDSIPQ; encoded by the coding sequence ATGGTGCGCGTGCTGATCAGCACCGGTGAAGTCTCCGGTGATTTGCAGGGAAGCCTGTTGGTGTCAGCTCTGCACCGGCAGGCCGCCGTGCGCGGGGTGCCGCTGGAGGTGATTGCGCTGGGTGGGGCGCGCATGCAGGCCGCCGGCGCTGAGCTGCTCGCAGATACGGCCCCCTTGGGTTCGATCGGTCTGCTGGAGGCGCTGCCCCTGGTGCTTCCCACCCTCAAGCTGCAGGCGCGGGTGAACCGTGAACTGACGGCCCGCCCCCCGGATGCGGTGGTGTTGATCGACTACATGGGGGCCAATGTGCGCCTCGGACAGCGCCTCCGGCGGCAACTGCCGCAGGTGCCGATCACTTATTACATCGCCCCCCAGGAATGGGCCTGGCGTATGAATGACGGCGGCACCAGCAGCTTGCTGAAGTTCACCGATCGCATCCTGGCCATCTTCCCGGAGGAAGCGGCGTTTTATGCCTCCCATGGCGCGGAGGTCACCTGGGTGGGCCATCCGTTGCTGGATCTCACCGCCGACCGGCCCGACCGCGCGGAGGCGCGTCGTCAGCTCGGGCTTGAGCCGGAGGGTCGTCTGCTGCTGCTGTTGCCGGCGTCCCGTCCTCAGGAGTTGCGCTACCTGATGCCGGTGCTGGCTGAAGTGGCAGCTCGCCTGCAGGCCCGTGACCCGGGCCTGGCGGTGATGGTGCCGGCGGGGCTGAGTCGTTTTGAACAGCCTCTAGAGGAAGCCCTGGCAGCCGCTGGGGTGAAGGGCCGGGTGATCCCTGCGGCCGACGCGGATGCCCTCAAGCCGGTGCTGTTCGCAGCCGCGGATCTGGCGCTTGGGAAATCAGGCACCGTGAATCTGGAGTTGGCCCTCCAGGGCGTCCCCCAGGTGGTGGGGTACCGCGTCAGTCGCCTGACCGCTTGGGTGGCGCGTTATCTGCTTCGCTTCCAGGTGGATCACATCTCACCGGTGAACCTGCTGTTGAAGGAGCGGTTGGTGCCGGAGCTTCTGCAGGATGACTTCACCGTGGAAGACTTTCTGGCTCAGGCGATTCCCCTGTTGGACGATGGGCCGAGTCGTGCCCGGATGCATGACGGTTACCGCCGCCTGCGCGAGACGCTTGGCACCCCTGGTGTCACCGATCGGGCGGCGGCGGCAATTCTTGATTCGATCCCCCAATGA
- the lpxA gene encoding acyl-ACP--UDP-N-acetylglucosamine O-acyltransferase, protein MSENAASAISDRQPAQVHPLACVDPKAELAEGVVISPGAVVGPEVRIGAHTWIGPNAVLDGRLTIGAHNRIFPGACLGQEPQDLKYRGAPTEVVIGDHNTIRECVTINRGTHEGEVTRIGDRNLLMAYCHLGHLCTLGNDIVMSNAIQVAGHVVIEDRAVIGGCLGIHQFVHIGSMAMVGGMTRVDRDVPPYCLVEGHPGRVRGLNRVGLRRSGMAQSHEGREMRQLQEIWTLLYRSDHVIAEGLKLAQQQELLPAADHLCRFLEASIGQGRRGPMPAASR, encoded by the coding sequence ATGAGTGAGAACGCAGCTTCAGCGATCAGTGACCGTCAACCTGCGCAGGTGCATCCCCTGGCCTGCGTCGACCCCAAGGCCGAACTGGCCGAGGGTGTGGTGATCAGCCCTGGTGCCGTGGTCGGCCCCGAGGTGCGCATTGGTGCCCACACCTGGATCGGTCCGAACGCGGTGCTTGATGGTCGGCTCACGATCGGCGCCCACAACCGCATTTTTCCCGGCGCCTGTCTGGGGCAGGAACCTCAGGATTTGAAATACCGCGGTGCCCCCACCGAAGTGGTGATTGGGGACCACAACACCATTCGCGAGTGCGTGACCATCAACCGCGGCACCCATGAAGGGGAGGTGACCCGCATTGGTGATCGCAACCTGTTGATGGCTTACTGCCATCTGGGCCACCTCTGCACCCTGGGCAACGACATCGTGATGTCGAACGCCATTCAGGTGGCCGGTCATGTGGTGATTGAAGACAGGGCGGTGATCGGCGGCTGTCTGGGTATCCACCAGTTCGTTCATATCGGCAGCATGGCGATGGTGGGTGGCATGACCCGTGTGGATCGGGATGTGCCCCCCTACTGCCTGGTGGAAGGGCATCCCGGCCGGGTGCGTGGGTTGAACCGCGTGGGCCTGCGCCGCAGCGGCATGGCCCAGAGCCATGAGGGGCGCGAGATGCGCCAGCTTCAGGAGATCTGGACCCTGCTTTACCGCTCGGATCATGTGATTGCTGAAGGCCTCAAGCTGGCCCAACAGCAGGAGCTGCTGCCTGCAGCGGACCACCTTTGCCGCTTCCTGGAGGCATCGATTGGCCAGGGCCGTCGTGGTCCCATGCCCGCCGCCAGCCGCTGA
- the fabZ gene encoding 3-hydroxyacyl-ACP dehydratase FabZ, with product MGLLPHRYPFALVDRVLEHEPGVRAVAIKNITLNEPQFQGHFPDRPLMPGVLIVEAMAQVGGLIVKQMPDLPNGLFVFAGIDGVRFRRPVVPGDQLRISCELVSLKRKRFGKVKAEATVDGQLVCSGDLMFSMMD from the coding sequence ATGGGGTTGCTGCCCCATCGCTATCCCTTCGCTCTGGTGGATCGGGTGCTGGAGCACGAGCCCGGCGTGCGTGCGGTGGCGATCAAAAACATCACCCTCAATGAACCCCAGTTTCAGGGCCATTTCCCTGACAGGCCTTTGATGCCCGGGGTGTTGATCGTGGAAGCGATGGCCCAGGTGGGTGGCCTGATCGTGAAGCAGATGCCCGATCTGCCCAATGGCCTGTTTGTGTTCGCCGGAATTGATGGTGTTCGCTTCCGCAGGCCTGTGGTGCCCGGTGATCAGCTGCGCATCAGTTGCGAGTTGGTCAGCCTTAAGCGGAAGCGGTTCGGCAAGGTGAAAGCCGAGGCCACCGTGGATGGTCAGCTGGTCTGCTCCGGAGACCTGATGTTCTCGATGATGGACTGA
- the lpxC gene encoding UDP-3-O-acyl-N-acetylglucosamine deacetylase: MQIWPVDYDGAWTLAGAITRSGVGLHSGVDVSVTLLPSERPGYWVSWDDESSGAPVQLAPSQVRDSQLCTTLDFGERRLATVEHLLAALAGTGITHAELRVSGAEVPLLDGSALGWVEAIADVGLVPAASPRVPRPSLEQPLVKHRGSSVITAVPADQFSVVGAIDFPQPAIGRQQFSLTLTPELFVSEIAPARTFGFREQVEQLRAAGLIQGGALDNALVCDGDHWLNPPLRFDDEPVRHKLLDLIGDLALVGLPSAQVLVYRGSHGLHTDLAAALVATPLSSS, from the coding sequence ATGCAGATCTGGCCTGTCGATTACGACGGCGCCTGGACCCTTGCTGGTGCCATCACCCGCTCGGGTGTTGGCCTCCACAGTGGTGTGGATGTCTCGGTCACGCTGCTGCCGAGCGAGCGCCCCGGGTACTGGGTGTCGTGGGACGACGAGTCCAGTGGTGCCCCCGTGCAGCTGGCTCCCAGTCAGGTGCGCGACAGTCAGCTCTGCACCACCCTCGATTTCGGGGAGCGTCGTCTGGCCACGGTGGAGCATTTGCTGGCTGCCCTCGCGGGCACGGGCATCACCCATGCGGAGCTGCGGGTGAGTGGTGCGGAGGTGCCGCTCCTGGATGGTTCGGCCCTGGGATGGGTGGAGGCGATCGCGGACGTGGGCCTTGTGCCTGCAGCATCGCCGCGTGTTCCGCGCCCCAGCCTGGAGCAGCCGCTGGTGAAGCATCGGGGCTCCAGTGTGATCACGGCCGTTCCAGCCGACCAGTTCAGCGTCGTGGGCGCGATTGATTTCCCCCAGCCGGCGATTGGTCGTCAGCAGTTCAGCCTCACCCTTACCCCGGAGCTGTTCGTGAGCGAGATCGCCCCGGCCCGCACCTTCGGGTTTCGTGAGCAGGTGGAGCAGTTGCGCGCTGCCGGGTTGATTCAGGGGGGAGCCCTTGATAACGCCCTGGTCTGTGACGGGGATCACTGGCTCAATCCACCCCTGAGGTTCGATGATGAGCCGGTGCGCCATAAGCTGCTCGACTTGATTGGCGATCTGGCTCTGGTTGGCTTGCCTTCGGCGCAGGTGCTGGTCTATCGGGGCTCCCATGGACTGCACACCGACCTGGCTGCCGCTCTCGTTGCCACTCCCCTGTCCTCCAGCTGA